TTTATGCTGACTACTTGCGAAAAGAAGGTCAATATAAGGAGGCAGAAAACTACTTCAAAAAGGCTCTGAAGGCCGAACCAAGGCCTGGCCGTGAAGTAGCTGACCAGGGAAGAAGGGCGGAGATCAACGCTGCGCTGATCGATATCGCCCGACACCTGCGCTAACTCGAAACAAAAAGGTCATGGCAGTTGAAACTATTACTGGTAGAAGATGACACAGACCTTGCGGCGGGACTGACACAGGCTTTGACGGCAGAGAGTTTTGTTGTCTCAACCGTGCGCACCGGTGCCGACGCCAAGGCACAGATCACGTCCTTCGGGCCCGACCTGATTGTGCTCGATCTGGGTTTGCCCGATATGGATGGTATTGAGGTGTTAAAGTTTGTACGCCGCAAGGCTGACCCTTTACCGGTGCTGATTTTGACTGCACGCAATGCAGTTGACGACAAGGTGCAGATGCTGGACATTGGTGCAGACGACTATCTGGCCAAACCCTTTGATATGCCGGAGCTATTGGCAAGGCTGAGAGTGATGTCCCGCCGCCTTGGCACGGCCTCCAGCAGCGAAGTCACCATCAATGGCGTTATGCTGGATACCGCCGCGCACAAAGCATTTGTAGACGGCGTGGAGATCAATTTGCCGCGCAAGGAATACAGAGTATTAAAACTACTGATGGAAGACGCGGGAAGGGTAAAAACAAAAGGCACCATAGAAGATCACCTCTACGAGTGGGGTGAAGCGATTGGCA
This genomic stretch from Pseudomonadales bacterium harbors:
- a CDS encoding response regulator transcription factor codes for the protein MKLLLVEDDTDLAAGLTQALTAESFVVSTVRTGADAKAQITSFGPDLIVLDLGLPDMDGIEVLKFVRRKADPLPVLILTARNAVDDKVQMLDIGADDYLAKPFDMPELLARLRVMSRRLGTASSSEVTINGVMLDTAAHKAFVDGVEINLPRKEYRVLKLLMEDAGRVKTKGTIEDHLYEWGEAIGSNAIEVHVSNLRKKLPANFIKTIRGVGYTINKKGG